CACCACTAGTTCATCACTCTTTACTTGTTGGGAGAGCTTTCAATTCTGTCCCTAGTTTGTCCTACTCTCTGGTTTATGCTGTTGCTGGGGCTACAGTTGTCATCTTTATCATTCTGAATTTGATTTTGGATTGTCACTTGCACAATTGACTTCCCAGTATCCCTTTATATCCTTTTCACCACCTTATCAATGTTAGTGTTCACAgtcttgttttttcttttgggCCACACTTGTTTCTGACTTGAAGATTTTTTGTAgtaatctttttttttctttttcttttttgatcccTTATTGCTAAACTTGTTCTCCTGTTCTTGAGCTAGAGACTTAAGAGTCTCTAGGGGATTGGGATTAACTTGATTTTTATTAGGcttctttcttatttgcctgGTGAAATTTTCCTTCATATGTGGCTCTTTTGATATCTTAGTGTCTTTTTTATCACCCTTATTCCCTGTGTGCTTCTTTTCAGAGTTGTGAGTGTTGTTTCCTTGTCCGTTAGGTGCACTAGTACCCTCATTAGATAGAGTCTTATTGACCAGTTGGGTTGAAGAGTTATCTGATGTGTCTTCCCAAATCTTATTCTTGCCAATCGTTTTGTTGTCATCTTCCTTTGGTTTAGCTTCCTTTTGATTCTGATTCGTAGACTCCTCCTGCTCAATGtccttctcttttttccttttctttttttttctttctccttttcaatAGCCCTGCATTGCACAATATACTGACCCAGCAATTTATAATCTTTACAGTATTTTGGAACTCTCTCATACTCAATATTCTGCATGAATCCCTTGAGTGTATTGGTCTCTTCCTCCATTCCCACCTAGACAAAATTTAGAAATGTTTTAGTTAAGTCCACTTCTACTCGAACTTTAGTGCTCGGCCTAGTTCTATTGTTTGTGACAATATCCATTGACAGAAGAATACCCACCGGGCTCAGAACTTGTTTCACATAGTGCCAAGTGTGGCAATGAAATGGGAGGCTCTATAAGAGTACCCAAATATGAACAACTGGTGAATCTTCCTCCAGTTTAAATTCTGGCGACCATTTTTAGAGCAATATTACCAAACCATCTATCTCAATTGAGCACTTGAACTATACAGTTTTGCAATCCTCTCATTCTTAATATCAATAAAAATAGTGTGATAATCATAGGCACCTCAATTATAAAAAGCAGTACAATAAATTTCTCCGAAATTATGTGAAAATCAACTTAGCATAGAATGAGACGAAATTGTTAAATTAGGTATATCTCATGTAACAATATTAATATTCTTATATGTAAAAGTAGGGAAAAGAAAGTCGAAAAATTGACACTCAGTTGAGTGAACTAATTTACGTACATAAAGAAATTAGGTTCTCACCATCTTTAATATGGCGCTACAAAATAGGCATAAACAAAGATACATAATTGAAGTCGTCAATCACTTGCAACACATACATTTTTGATAAATTTTCATAGCGGCATATTGGCTAGGGATAATACCCCATGTACTTGTCCGACTTTTTCAGATGCACACTTAAACTTCGTAGGAGCCCTATGATCCCCCCCCCAAAACTAGGTTGAAGTGGTATTAATGCCACATTTTGCGCCTACGTGGCTTGAGCAGTGTTTTGTAACCTTGGGGAGCGAGTGAGATGAAGATTAAATAAAAGTTTTGTTATTTAACACATTTCTTTGTTAAAATAATTCTTACTCTTTATTTGTATTTTCATTTTacttttttatctttcttttcttttcctttatttttcttccttttcatcTTCTCCAAGACCTACTTTCCTCACCGGCAAATATGTCCGTCCACCAAAATTACAAGTTATTGAATAAAAATTGATTTAGCCATCAATATGTTGTTGAATCTCTAGAATTTTCATTAAGCTGTCTCGGCTTCCAGACAAGAAATGTTAGAAACTCTTTTTGTATATTATGTCGCCATATTATCCGGCCAGTGCTATTCTTCAgcagataaaaataaaaagaatagaTTCCAATAAAGCAGTTAGAAATTGTAGTATTATATTAATGGTGTCATAAAGTACATGAATGAATTAAGTGCCAAGATTGAAACAAAGTCTACTGCTATTTTCTACATCTCCAAACACCGTATCATTCAATATTAGCAACCTGAGAACCACCCATTGCCACCCCAAGACCCCAATAACTCTCATAGTAGTATTACTATTGCATCAGAAAAACGCCACTGCCAAATCTCATTTTTTGTCCATTACAGATTCACCCTAAAAGAACCCCGCCACTACCTTCAAACACTCCATAGAGCAGGAACTACAACAAAAACTTTCACAACAGAAAACTCGTTCTCAATCCATAATATTACTGCAAACCTGCTTCGGGAAGGATGAGTTGTTGGGTGGGTCTAGTTTGGTAAAGAAAAAACTGTGTCTGATGGTGGGTATAGTTTGGAGAAGAAACGGGGAAACAATAGTGAAAAAAGTAACGATAACATTTTTAATAGCAAAATGACGTGGAAAATCAGAAATAGCGCGTGAGTTGTACTGCTCCATTTAAAACTGGAGATGGTCTTTTCGGGTGGAATAGTAATTCTGTTTCAAATAAGTGTAAAAGGGTCATAGGACCCTTTCAAAGTTTAAGTGTGTATCTGAAAATACCGTACAAGTATAAGGGATATTTTATGTATTATCCCTATTGGCTATTGCTTCTGATGTTCAACTGAGACGGACAACTTAGGAACTTCGCTGATATGAATAAGTTCATTTTGGGGAACAAAAAATCCGTAGCAGCACTTCATTTTGCAATGATGCATAATTAAGTACTACTCTCTCTATTCCAATTTAGATGGTACATTCGCTTATTAAGAATCAATATGACTAAACTTTAAAACTAAATTGGATTAACTCAATTcaatattttaaaactaaaatttggATATTAAAAAGTTATACAAAAAGTACTATAAGCTGCAATTTTTCTCATGTTAAtatgataaaaaaatattttaaaatattgatcATAATTCATATAGTTTAACCCTCGTTAAACAAAATGTGTTATCTTAATTTAAATGGAGAAGTATATAACACTGCCACAATGTAATGTCGAATTTCCTTGTACCTATGTATTACTGTCCAGAAAACAAAAAGCACTAAAATATTTTAATTCAGAAcgttctttttccttctttgtattTTGTTTACTTTGGATAAAATGAATAAATGGACCACCCAGATGTCAAAGAGTTGCATTGTAATCATATTgtcatactatattataagtggAAAGCTCCAAATTCAAAGTTAAATAATCAAAATGTCCACCAAAAGTTGGTGGACTTTTATACCCTTAGTCTTATTATACTCTTTAGCAGCTAAATTATTGTATAAAAATGAATAGCCTTTATCATGATAATAATGTTTAGTCTCTTCAATTTCTTATCATTATTATGCTCTTGAAAACCATCACCTGCTTAAACTACAAACAAGCCGTGATTGATATGTCATTGATTGATAATGTATGTATTCTAATAAGGCTTAATTTTCATCAATGTTCAGAAAAAATTATTATAGTTCCTTCAAAAGTAAAATACGTACAATGTATGAAGTGTTCTTTGAATATTTACCcctttttttacaaaaaattgCTGCTGAGTATTATGAAAAATTAATGTGGTCATTGATAGTTTCATCTTAAACACAAGAAAATATAGGGGTAATGAAGGGGCAGATGTTGCATTGGTAAAAAAAGGAAGAGGAAAAGACAAGGTTTCTTAGATTAAATTGTGACTTTATATACTACTTTCTTGGAGTTATTTCCATTAGTTTTACATTGACAATCTCCTTTTTGTTGGTTTGGATCTTTTTTGCACTTCTTGTTCGATGTGCTCCAAAGGATATAGGAAGCAAATTTATGGTGGTAACAAATTTTCTTCGTGCAATTTTGGAGTTTTACCTAGGTGAGTTAAGGACAAATattgttattttctttcatttttgccATCTCATTGGTGTTCTTTGTGCACTTGGTAGGCTTTTCAAATGATAGGTCAACATTACCCGGTATCCGTAAAGCATAGGtttccgtgcaccaacaatatggcagaatatgaggttTGCATCATGaggctcaatttggccatcgatatgaatatacaagagttgctggtaattggCGATTCGGATCTCCtagtacatcaggttcaaggagtatgggctacgaagaacaccaagatactaTCATACTTGTATCATGTACCAGAATTGAtaaagagattcacaaagatagaattcaaacatgtgcccaaaattcaaaatgagttcaCAGACGCACTGGCCAcattgtcatcaatgatacaacatccagataagaatttcatcgatcccatcccGATGAGGATTCATAATCAAccggcttactgtgctcatgttgaataAGAAACGAATGGAAAaccgtggttccacgacatcaaagaaaatttggcaaaaggagaatatctggaacaggcaaaccatactcagaaacgcacactgcgGAGGTTGTCCAATTACTTCTTCCAAAGCGGGGGgaccctgtatagaagaactcctgatcagGGGTTGTTAAGGTGTGCTGACGCAAAGAGGCTTCCAAATTGCTTGAGATACATGTTGGAACTTAtggaccacatatgaacggttttgttctATCCAAAAAGATACTTAGAGCTGGATATTTTTAGATGACCATGGAACCGGATTGCATCAGGTACGTCCAGAAGTGCCACCAATGCCAGATACAtacagatatgataaaggtactaccaaatgagctcaatgcgacaagtgcaccttggccttttgctgcctgggcaatggatgtcatcggtccaatcgagctcactgcttcaaacgggcaccggttcattctagtggccatcgattacttcacaaaatgggtaaaggctgcatcttacaaagttatAAACAAGAAAGTCATTGCATATTTTGTcagggatcgtattgtttgtcgattcgaggttcccgagtccattatcactgataatgctgccaatctcaacagtgatctaatgaaagccatgtgtgaaaccttcaaaatcaagcacaaaaactctacagcatacatgcctcaaatgaatggagccgtggaagctgccaacaagaacatcaagaagatattaaggaagatggtaaaaaaccacaaacaatggcacgacaATTTACCATTTGCCCTATTGGGGTACCACAACACGGTccacacatcaactggggcaactccctatttgcTGGTTTACGGTACCGAAGCTAtcattccagccgaggtagaaattccttctttaagaatcatacaggaagccgaactcagcgatgtagaatggataaggagctgcTATGAGCCACTAGCCCTCATAGACGaaaaaagaatgaacgcagtatATCACgatcagctttatcagaatagaatgtctagagctttcaaaaaaagggtcagaccaagacaattcgcaccggggcagctggtgctaaagcggatcttcccacatcaggatgaagccaaagggaaattttcacccaactggcaaggtacttacatggttcaccgggtgctAACAAGAGGgccactcatacttgcagaaatggacggagaagtttgtcCAAAACCTaataattcagatgcagtcaagagatactatgcttagattgttTGTATTCGTCTGATgcaactgaactacgcttgacttgattcccgtttaagaggggatacgtaggtagccttgtgggtttggtcatatcttaataaaatcttcatttccctcagaaccagaaactggggcaaaattttgaggaggaccctcaaaattccggagcaagtccaaccGATGCCATCATATGCCAGAAATTCAGAAATCGGTTaagtaactggggcagaattttgagaaggattctcaaaattctggagcagaTCCAACAAATGTTGTTGCATACAGAACGACCAAAGGATCAAACTgcggcagaattttgaggaggaccctcaaaattctaatgcaaGGAAACTACAATGTCTCTAAAAGCattacagtcattagttcatctaatttagtTAATGTTATATACCATTgtgtttctaaaataactctatttcatcaaataagcgcatatttttcgaaaactttattcCTATGACAACCAAGTGTTACCCAGGGCAATTCAAATAAGGCCTCCAGAGCAAAGCAAGGCAAAGCAAGCAAACAAAGGCACGAAGCAATCTTCCCTACAAAACCCACgatttttcttttgatgtaaCATAACAGGAGTATTCACAAGTATACACATATTAAAAGCACTACCCTCATAACAATCAGGCCACCCAGatgcaaatatatctccagctaagaaacatTCTACTCCTATTTGCTGCTTGTTTActgcataagactaagcactgccttcccttgcataagactaagccctatctcaactTTTCCATGAGGCTAAgacctgcctccctatttgcataaggctatgcattgccttctctttgcatgagactaagccctgtctaaaatcttgcatgaggctaaaccctgcctctatatttgcataaggctaagcattgctttatctttacatgagactaagccctgtctcaaatcttgcatgaggctaagccctgcctccatatttgcatgaggctaagcactgccttctcttggCATGAGACTAAGTTCTGTCTCgatccttgcataaggctaagccctgcctctatatttgcataaggctaagcactaactttccttgcatgagactaagctctgtctcaaatcttgcatgaggctaagacttgtctccatatttgcataaggctaagtattgccttCTCTCCGCATGAGACTAAGCGTTGTctccctttcttgcatgaggctaatccctgcctccatatttgcataaggctaagaactaTCTTCCCATGATACTAAGctctatctcaaatcttgcatgaggctaagccctgcctccatatttgcataaggctaagcattgccttctctccgCATGAGACTAAGCGTTGTCTCCCTTTATTGCATAAGGTTAAgacatgcctccatatttgcataaggctaagcactgccttcccatgagactaagctttgtctcaaatcttgcatgaggctaagccatgcctccctatttgcataaggcaaagcactgccttctcaagggactaagcattgtctcccccTGCATACGTGATGCTCAATTCTA
This sequence is a window from Nicotiana sylvestris chromosome 3, ASM39365v2, whole genome shotgun sequence. Protein-coding genes within it:
- the LOC138887700 gene encoding uncharacterized protein, whose amino-acid sequence is MDIAIDNRTRPSMAKVREEVDLTKPFLNFVWEGMEEVTNTLKGFMQNLENEGVPQYGLLKRRKKKKKKRKKEKEKEKEIEQEESTNQNQKEAKPKKDDNKTIGKNKNREDTSDNSSTQLVNKTLTNKGERKKKKRKKEKDIEQEESTNQNQKEAKPKEDDNKTIGKNKIWEDTSDNSSTQLVNKTLSNEGTSAPNGQGNNTHNSEKKHTGNKGDKKDTKISKEPHMKENFTRQIRKKPNKNQVNPNPLETLKSLAQEQENKFSNKGSKKKKKKKDYYKKSSSQKQVWPKRKNKTVNTNIDKVVKRI